In Fusarium oxysporum Fo47 chromosome XII, complete sequence, one DNA window encodes the following:
- a CDS encoding pectin lyase fold/virulence factor: MVVIKLTPAIVLAFLAGANAKDIFVSPTGTGSGTLAAPYGSIQSAIDAAKAGDFIYLRKGTYAPSKNIQVKTSGAKGSPITVKPYQNEKVIIDGENMPGTPKAVGESLPNAERGVFHIQNAEWWSFYNLEIINGPYGIYARDASNNYYEGLSTHDNYETGFQLEGASSNNQVINLDSYRNRDPRKNGESADGFACKDGQGEGNVLRNARLWDNVDDGLDLYMFGSPVTLDEVYAWGNGFNRWSFTPFEGDGNGFKLGITNNPPANHIVKNCIAFQNAKKGFIDNGNPGSLTFDRNTAWKNGDNGFNLRSSSSKVTKNVAASNTGDQVSLNSKVSASGNSWDSKDTWNDASFKSTDASTLKGARGTDGRVKASDFLIPASGAAIGATTKAKV; encoded by the exons ATGGTTGTTATTAAGCTTACCCCCGCAATTGTCCTAGCCTTCCTGGCTGGTGCCAACGCTAAGGATATCTTTGTATCTCCTACTGGTACTGGCTCTGGTACTCTTGCTGCACCATATGGATCGATCCAGTCTGCCATtgatgctgccaaggctggtgaCTTTATCTATCTGAGAAAGGGTACTTATGCTCCTTCGAAGAACATTCAGGTCAAGACGAGTGGTGCGAAGGGAAGTCCCATTACTGTGAAGCCTTATCAGAATGAGAAGGTTATCATCGATGGAGAGAACATGCCTGG TACACCAAAGGCTGTTGGCGAGTCGCTCCCCAACGCTGAGCGTGGCGTCTTCCATATCCAAAATGCTGAGTGGTGGTCTTTCTATAATCTCGA GATCATCAATGGCCCTTATGGTATCTATGCCAGAGACGCCTCCAACAACTACTACGAAGGTCTCTCCACTCATGACAACTATGAGACCGGCTTCCAGCTCGAGGGCGCTTCCTCCAACAACCAagtcatcaacctcgactCCTACCGTAACCGTGACCCTCGCAAGAACGGTGAGAGTGCCGACGGCTTCGCTTGCAAAGACGGTCAAGGTGAAGGCAATGTCCTCCGCAATGCCCGTCTATGGGACAACGTCGACGATGGTCTGGACCTGTACATGTTCGGCTCGCCCGTGACGCTCGATGAGGTCTACGCCTGGGGCAACGGTTTTAACCGCTGGAGTTTCACGCCCTTCGAAGGTGACGGCAACGGTTTCAAGCTtggcatcaccaacaacccTCCCGCGAACCATATCGTCAAGAACTGCATCGCCTTCCAGAACGCCAAGAAGGGCTTCATCGATAACGGAAACCCTGGTTCTCTGACCTTTGACCGTAACACTGCTTGGAAGAACGGCGACAACGGTTTCAACCTGCGCAGCTCTTCGTCCAAGGTCACCAAGAACGTTGCTGCCAGCAACACTGGTGATCAGGTTAGCTTGAATAGCAAGGTTTCTGCTTCTGGAAACTCGTGGGATAGCAAAGATACCTGGAATGATGCCTCTTTCAAGAGCACGGATGCGTCCACGCTCAAGGGTGCTCGTGGAACTGATGGACGTGTCAAGGCTAGCGATTTCTTGATTCCTGCTTCTGGAGCTGCTATTGGTGCTActaccaaggccaaggtctGA
- a CDS encoding kinase-like domain-containing protein codes for MDNYQRIEKVGEGTYGVVYKARDLSHNGRIVALKKIRLETEDEGVPSTAIREISVLRELSHPNVVSLLNIVHADGHKLYLVMEFLDLDLKKYMDSLPVTDGGRGKPLPTGTATTVRNLGMDEKVVQKFMLDLVQGIKYCHSRRILHRDLKPQNLLIDKDGNLKLADFGLARAFGVPLRSYTHEVVTLWYRAPEVLLGGRQYSTGVDMWSVGTIFAEMCSRKPLFPGDSEIDEIFKIFRTLGTPDEDAWPGVTTYPDFKPSFPKWQRDFSTPLCPNLDEAGLELLDYMLICDPVTRISAKAALNHPYFDEILGRH; via the exons ATGGATAACTATCAGAGAATAGAAAAAGTCGGAGAAG GTACTTATGGTGTTGTCTACAAAGCCCGTGATCTCAGCCACAATGGCCGCATTGTCGCTCTCAAAAAGATCCGTCTTGAGACCGAAGACGAAGGCGTTCCCAGCACCGCCATCCGCGAGATTTCCGTCCTGAGAGAACTGAGCCACCCCAACGTCGTCAGCCTCCTGAATATTGTTCACGCCGATGGCCACAAGCTCTACCTCGTCATGGAATTCCTCGACCTTGATCTTAAAAAGTACATGGACTCGCTCCCCGTCACAGACGGCGGTCGTGGAAAGCCTCTTCCCACCGGAACTGCCACTACCGTGCGAAACTTGGGAATGGATGAGAAGGTCGTGCAGAAGTTTATGCTGGATCTGGTCCAGGGTATTAAATATTGTCACTCGCGTCGGATATTGCATCGCGACTTGAAGCCACAGAACTTGCTCATTGATAAGGATGGAAATCTCAAATTGGCTGATTTTGGTTTGGCGAGAGCATTTGGTGTTCCTTTGAGAAGTTATACCCATGAAGTTGTTACGCTGTGGTATCGCGCACCCGAGGTCTTGCTTGGTGGACGACAGTATTCGACTGGTGTTGATATGTGGTCTGTCGGTACCATCTTTGCTGAGATGTGTTCCCGAAAGCCCCTTTTCCCTGGTGATTCCGAAATCgatgagatcttcaagatcttccG GACCCTCGGGACACCCGATGAAGACGCCTGGCCTGGTGTCACCACGTACCCAGATTTTAAGCCGTCTTTCCCCAAGTGGCAGCGAGATTTCTCTACTCCTCTTTGCCCGAACCTGGATGAGGCTGGTCTAGAGCTACTTGACTACATGCTCATCTGCGATCCCGTAACTCGCATTTCTGCCAAGGCGGCCCTGAACCATCCTTACTTTGATGAGATTCT GGGACGTCACTGA